The DNA segment CGGTATGTATAAACGGTAAAAGTATTGTTTTTCAATACATTGAGTTTTTTGAGGGGGCGGGGATACTTTTAATGAGGGATTAGTTACAACATACTTTTGTTGGGTATACATAGACTGTAGCTCCGGGGTCTACCACGTCCACACTTTGCCCGGCGTAATCACTTCTGGCAACGGTACATCCCAGTGTTCCACCGGCAATTCATCGACCCGTTGACAGTCATGGGCTAAACCGATCGGATACGGCCCGCCATTTTGCCAGTGCTCCAGCGTACGGTCATAAAAACCGCCGCCCATGCCAAGACGCTGCCCTTGGTTATCGAACGCCACCAGCGGCGTCAGGATAATATCCAGCTGCGAGAGGGGGATCACCTGTGTCACATCCAGCTGCGGCTCAAGAATTTTAAGGCGATTACGCACCAGCGGTGTTTGCGGCGTGTATCGCAGAAACAGCAGATGATGAGAGGAAAACGGATGCAGCACCGGCAGGCAAAGCTGTTTGCCTTCCTGCCATAAACGCTGAATGAG comes from the Enterobacteriaceae bacterium Kacie_13 genome and includes:
- a CDS encoding 5-formyltetrahydrofolate cyclo-ligase; the protein is MPYTPHFASVRQKIRTEIRQRRKNLTPEQQAHFALQAAERVASHPKIHSATTVSVFLSFDGELDTAPLIQRLWQEGKQLCLPVLHPFSSHHLLFLRYTPQTPLVRNRLKILEPQLDVTQVIPLSQLDIILTPLVAFDNQGQRLGMGGGFYDRTLEHWQNGGPYPIGLAHDCQRVDELPVEHWDVPLPEVITPGKVWTW